The following coding sequences are from one Candidatus Eisenbacteria bacterium window:
- a CDS encoding ATP-binding cassette domain-containing protein: MIRAQGLVKRYGAITAVDHLDFEVRDGETFALIGPNGAGKTTTLKLLLGLARPDAGTVRIGPE; encoded by the coding sequence ATGATCCGGGCCCAGGGTCTCGTCAAGCGTTACGGCGCGATCACGGCCGTGGACCATCTCGACTTCGAGGTGCGCGACGGCGAGACCTTCGCGCTGATCGGTCCGAACGGAGCGGGGAAGACCACCACGCTGAAGCTCCTCCTCGGCCTCGCGCGACCCGATGCCGGAACCGTGAGGATCGGCCCCGAGG
- the nosD gene encoding nitrous oxide reductase family maturation protein NosD, which translates to MNVAGRAVATAALAAMASAWTHADAATVTVPARPGAAAAAIAAAAPGDVVVLGRGRHAGPLRLDRAITLRGAPGAVVHGGGHGSVIEIAAPRARVEDLEIRGSGNRVITGDAAVKILGSAGVVLRRIVARDVLYGIYAERSESLSVEDSRLRGRVRPLDEAGSGNGIHLWYSHDALLRGNTVERFADGVYLSFAHRTHVAGNELRDQGRYGLHTMYCQESRLERNRFTRNVAGCAIMFSNGLRVEGNDFVHNRGPRTYGLLLRDCSAGTFTGNTFADNTIAVFMDNSNRNRIRENLFQDNGWALLVFSSCAGNETARNVFLNNDYPVALDMRRSDNRFDDGAVGNFWSENAPYDLNADGVSDVPYSPVSAFAFLSKQYPDLSVLAKSPAVAAITVAERVFPALRPSEIVDNRPLVSPGSAWQERRGVGVSRNAEPGASAGGHGTDESRVDWAAAAWFGGLLAAGAAGLVLARGRA; encoded by the coding sequence ATGAACGTGGCGGGCCGGGCGGTCGCGACGGCGGCTCTGGCCGCGATGGCTTCCGCGTGGACCCACGCCGATGCCGCGACCGTCACCGTCCCCGCCCGTCCCGGCGCCGCCGCCGCGGCGATCGCGGCCGCGGCGCCGGGGGACGTGGTCGTGCTCGGCCGGGGGCGTCACGCGGGTCCGCTCCGGCTCGATCGTGCGATCACCTTGCGCGGAGCGCCGGGCGCGGTCGTGCACGGAGGCGGACACGGCAGCGTGATCGAGATCGCGGCCCCGCGCGCCCGTGTCGAGGATCTCGAGATTCGCGGGAGCGGAAATCGCGTGATCACGGGCGACGCCGCGGTGAAGATCCTGGGCTCCGCGGGCGTGGTCCTCCGCCGCATCGTCGCCCGGGACGTGCTCTACGGAATCTACGCCGAGCGTTCGGAGAGCCTTTCGGTGGAGGATTCACGCCTTCGCGGCCGCGTCCGGCCCCTGGACGAGGCCGGGAGCGGGAACGGGATCCACCTCTGGTACTCCCATGACGCGCTCCTCCGCGGGAACACGGTCGAGCGGTTCGCGGACGGCGTGTATCTCTCGTTCGCGCACCGCACGCACGTGGCGGGGAACGAGCTCCGAGACCAGGGCCGGTACGGGCTCCACACGATGTACTGCCAGGAGAGCCGGCTCGAGCGGAACCGCTTCACCCGGAACGTCGCCGGATGCGCCATCATGTTCTCGAACGGGCTCCGGGTGGAGGGGAACGACTTCGTGCACAACCGGGGCCCGCGCACGTACGGGCTCCTCCTGCGCGACTGCTCCGCGGGGACGTTCACGGGAAACACGTTCGCCGACAACACGATCGCGGTCTTCATGGACAACTCCAACCGGAACCGGATCCGCGAGAACCTCTTCCAGGACAACGGGTGGGCGCTCCTCGTGTTCTCGTCCTGCGCGGGGAACGAGACGGCGCGGAACGTCTTCCTGAACAACGACTATCCGGTCGCCCTGGACATGCGGCGGTCGGACAATCGGTTCGACGACGGAGCGGTGGGGAACTTCTGGAGCGAGAACGCGCCGTACGATCTGAACGCGGATGGCGTGAGCGACGTTCCGTACTCTCCGGTGAGCGCGTTCGCGTTTCTCTCGAAGCAGTATCCGGACCTGTCCGTGCTCGCAAAGAGCCCGGCGGTCGCGGCGATCACGGTCGCGGAGCGTGTGTTCCCCGCGCTCCGGCCGAGTGAGATCGTCGACAACCGGCCGCTCGTGTCGCCGGGTTCGGCGTGGCAGGAGCGCCGCGGAGTGGGTGTGTCGCGAAACGCGGAGCCGGGGGCGAGTGCCGGCGGTCATGGCACGGACGAGTCGCGCGTGGACTGGGCGGCCGCGGCGTGGTTCGGCGGCCTTCTCGCGGCGGGCGCGGCCGGCCTCGTGCTCGCGAGGGGACGCGCATGA
- the nosZ gene encoding Sec-dependent nitrous-oxide reductase: MKRKIGLALLAIAILAWAVASGCTRMAGGAGGSAAQKTYVKPGEHDTHYAFLSGGHSGQVFVYGLPSCRYITTIPVFTPEPAKGYGYDEESKAMLGGFTWGDAHHPGLSETNGNFDGRWLFINDMPHARIARIDLKDFTTREIYGPIPNISAAHACPYPTPNTEYVFAASRFSAPVPTNKVAKVEDYVKDFKGVIAGIKVSSEGRMSMGFEILMPPFHWDLSDAGKGPSHGWQFFTCYNSEMAHDTLEVKASQAEMDYVAAVDWRAAQKAVDEGKADMIGGAPVLNPEKVKGIVYLVPTPKSPHGMDVNPTGEYICASGKLQAEVSVFSFKKLMAAIDAKKFEKEIMGVPVLAYDDVLEAKVPVGLGPLHTEFDGKGFAYTSLFLDSQVAKWKVGTWEVVDKIDVYYSIGHLSVAEGATMNPTGEYLLALDKLSKDRYLPVGPSHPEGAQLIDLRGNKMELLYDFPTYPEPHYGQIISASKIKPLKIYPLSENKNPHAIKSAEEARVERKGKRVDAYMVAVRTHFTPDVIRVAAGDTVYFHVTNLEQDIDITHGFGILNSNIDMQVEPGETKTVKWVATAAGITPFYCSNFCSALHQEMQGYLEVAAAGTRIAGVQRPPKKQVEEVAALLRRR; encoded by the coding sequence ATGAAACGGAAGATCGGTCTGGCGCTGCTCGCCATCGCCATTCTCGCGTGGGCCGTCGCGTCCGGGTGCACCCGGATGGCCGGCGGGGCCGGCGGATCGGCGGCGCAGAAGACCTACGTGAAGCCCGGGGAGCACGACACGCACTACGCGTTCCTCTCGGGCGGGCACTCGGGCCAGGTGTTCGTGTACGGCCTCCCGTCGTGCCGGTACATCACCACGATCCCGGTCTTCACCCCGGAGCCCGCCAAGGGCTACGGGTATGACGAGGAGTCGAAGGCCATGCTCGGCGGGTTCACCTGGGGCGACGCGCATCACCCGGGGCTCTCGGAGACGAACGGCAACTTCGACGGGCGGTGGCTCTTCATCAACGACATGCCGCACGCGCGGATCGCGCGCATCGACCTGAAGGACTTCACCACGCGCGAGATCTACGGCCCGATTCCCAACATCTCGGCCGCGCACGCCTGCCCCTATCCGACCCCGAACACCGAGTACGTGTTCGCTGCGTCCCGCTTCTCGGCGCCGGTGCCCACGAACAAGGTGGCGAAGGTCGAGGACTACGTGAAGGACTTCAAGGGCGTCATCGCGGGCATCAAGGTGAGCTCGGAAGGGCGCATGTCCATGGGCTTCGAGATCCTGATGCCTCCCTTCCACTGGGACCTCTCGGACGCGGGCAAAGGCCCGAGCCACGGCTGGCAGTTCTTCACGTGCTACAACAGCGAGATGGCCCATGACACCCTCGAGGTGAAGGCGTCCCAGGCCGAGATGGACTACGTCGCGGCGGTCGACTGGAGAGCGGCGCAGAAGGCCGTCGACGAGGGCAAGGCGGACATGATCGGCGGCGCGCCGGTCCTGAACCCCGAGAAGGTGAAGGGGATCGTCTACCTCGTTCCGACGCCGAAGAGCCCGCACGGCATGGACGTGAATCCGACCGGCGAATACATCTGCGCGTCCGGCAAGCTCCAGGCCGAGGTCTCCGTGTTCAGCTTCAAGAAGCTGATGGCTGCGATCGACGCCAAGAAGTTCGAGAAGGAGATCATGGGGGTCCCGGTCCTCGCGTATGACGACGTGCTCGAGGCGAAGGTCCCGGTGGGACTCGGCCCGCTCCACACGGAGTTCGACGGAAAGGGCTTCGCCTACACGTCGCTCTTCCTCGATTCCCAGGTGGCGAAGTGGAAGGTCGGCACGTGGGAGGTGGTGGACAAGATCGACGTCTACTACTCGATCGGGCACCTCAGCGTGGCGGAAGGCGCGACGATGAATCCCACGGGCGAGTACCTCCTCGCGCTCGACAAGCTGTCGAAGGACCGGTATCTCCCCGTCGGCCCGTCCCACCCCGAGGGGGCACAGCTCATCGACCTGCGCGGGAACAAGATGGAGCTCCTCTACGACTTCCCGACCTATCCGGAGCCCCATTACGGCCAGATCATCTCGGCCTCGAAGATCAAGCCGCTGAAGATCTACCCGCTCTCGGAGAACAAGAACCCCCACGCCATCAAATCCGCGGAAGAGGCCCGCGTCGAGCGCAAGGGGAAGAGGGTCGACGCGTACATGGTGGCCGTGCGCACGCACTTCACGCCGGACGTGATCCGCGTCGCGGCCGGAGACACGGTCTACTTCCACGTCACGAACCTGGAGCAGGACATCGACATCACGCACGGGTTCGGGATCCTGAACTCGAACATCGACATGCAGGTGGAGCCGGGCGAGACCAAGACCGTGAAGTGGGTCGCGACCGCGGCCGGGATCACGCCGTTCTACTGCTCCAACTTCTGCAGCGCGCTGCACCAGGAAATGCAGGGATATCTCGAGGTGGCGGCCGCCGGCACGAGGATCGCCGGCGTGCAGCGGCCTCCGAAGAAGCAGGTCGAGGAAGTGGCGGCGCTCCTGCGACGCCGGTAG
- a CDS encoding cytochrome c — protein sequence MKRNLLWSLVLLGAMSLAGCGGGGGGGTSSGTTPSSPLDVGPRAADSPVNAELAAKGEALFKSKTCSTCHAFGARITGPDLVGVTHRRTEAWMRKQMLQPEVMTKEDPIARQLLGQYAVQMPNLMLKNEEVDALIHYIKQKDQAKPATQSAAAP from the coding sequence ATGAAGCGGAACCTTCTCTGGAGCCTCGTGCTCCTCGGCGCGATGAGCCTGGCGGGATGCGGAGGCGGGGGAGGCGGCGGGACGTCGTCCGGCACGACGCCGTCCTCCCCGCTCGACGTCGGACCCCGCGCCGCCGACAGCCCGGTGAACGCCGAGCTGGCGGCCAAGGGCGAGGCGCTCTTCAAATCGAAGACCTGCTCCACGTGCCACGCGTTCGGCGCCCGGATCACCGGACCCGATCTCGTGGGCGTGACGCACCGCCGCACCGAGGCATGGATGCGGAAGCAGATGCTCCAGCCCGAGGTCATGACCAAGGAGGACCCGATCGCGAGACAGCTCCTCGGCCAGTACGCCGTCCAGATGCCCAATCTGATGCTGAAGAACGAGGAGGTCGACGCGCTCATCCACTACATCAAGCAGAAGGATCAGGCGAAGCCGGCAACCCAGTCGGCCGCGGCCCCGTGA
- a CDS encoding hemerythrin domain-containing protein: protein MNPSKIFERMREDHRNVLERIRVLDVAAAAIPREAAGDWPGAETRQVLALLRRQFQTHMAAEDEVLYPALAEALPVARPSMDPLMADHGALRMMLADLEQELEEPASDARNEQIGVQLRDLADLLRIHIRKEEAVVFTIAERALNPREVEALAARMDRGPAGQVRSPQGPAAGPSKGAVS, encoded by the coding sequence ATGAATCCTTCGAAGATCTTCGAACGCATGCGCGAGGACCACCGGAACGTGCTCGAACGGATCCGTGTCCTGGACGTGGCGGCGGCCGCGATCCCGCGCGAAGCGGCCGGCGACTGGCCCGGCGCCGAGACGCGACAGGTGCTCGCGCTCCTGCGCCGGCAGTTCCAGACCCACATGGCGGCCGAGGACGAGGTCCTCTACCCCGCCCTCGCGGAGGCGCTCCCCGTGGCGCGCCCGAGCATGGACCCGCTCATGGCGGATCACGGGGCTCTTCGCATGATGCTCGCCGACCTGGAGCAGGAGCTCGAGGAGCCCGCGAGCGACGCGCGAAACGAGCAGATCGGCGTGCAGCTGCGCGATCTCGCCGACCTTCTCCGGATCCACATCCGGAAGGAGGAGGCGGTGGTGTTCACGATCGCGGAGCGCGCGCTCAACCCGAGGGAAGTGGAAGCGCTCGCCGCCCGGATGGACCGGGGCCCGGCGGGCCAGGTTCGATCCCCCCAGGGCCCCGCGGCGGGGCCTTCGAAAGGAGCGGTGTCATGA
- a CDS encoding Crp/Fnr family transcriptional regulator: protein MSPDRERGLPLTGAADRVSHAVRALPYFRGLSPDDQRKVASLATIRDYERGDYLWKEGDPAESLTLIVRGRVKIVREAEASDVILEIFGEGEPVGAIAVYNYIPYPAAAICMEPVTLLILPRRDFFEMLDRTPEFARAIIRELTKLTISLTRKLEEMRGQRVEVRIAQLFLTLAERMGKETKQGVEIPLRLSRQEVADLVGTTVESAIRVLSRWGHEKIVITGEERFVIPSREKLQAITTSPPGRGT from the coding sequence ATGTCCCCCGACCGGGAGCGAGGGCTCCCCCTCACCGGGGCGGCCGACCGCGTGTCCCACGCGGTTCGAGCCCTCCCCTACTTTCGCGGCCTCTCGCCCGACGACCAGCGGAAGGTGGCCTCGCTCGCGACGATCCGCGACTACGAGCGCGGCGACTATCTCTGGAAGGAAGGGGATCCCGCCGAGTCGCTGACCCTGATCGTGCGTGGCCGCGTGAAGATCGTTCGCGAGGCCGAGGCTTCGGACGTCATTCTCGAGATCTTCGGTGAGGGAGAGCCGGTCGGAGCGATCGCGGTCTACAACTACATCCCCTACCCCGCCGCCGCGATCTGCATGGAGCCCGTCACGCTCCTGATCCTTCCGCGGCGCGACTTCTTCGAGATGCTCGACCGCACTCCCGAGTTCGCGCGGGCGATCATTCGCGAGCTCACGAAGCTCACGATCTCGCTCACGCGAAAGCTCGAGGAGATGCGCGGGCAGCGCGTCGAGGTGCGGATCGCGCAGCTCTTCCTCACGCTGGCCGAGCGGATGGGGAAGGAAACGAAGCAGGGTGTGGAGATTCCGCTCCGGCTCTCGCGCCAGGAGGTCGCGGATCTCGTGGGCACGACGGTGGAGTCCGCGATCCGGGTGCTCTCCAGGTGGGGGCACGAGAAGATCGTGATCACGGGCGAGGAGCGGTTCGTGATCCCCTCCCGGGAGAAGCTCCAGGCGATCACGACGTCTCCGCCGGGACGCGGAACCTAG